A genomic region of Balaenoptera acutorostrata chromosome 4, mBalAcu1.1, whole genome shotgun sequence contains the following coding sequences:
- the LOC103007396 gene encoding carbonyl reductase [NADPH] 1 — translation MSSCARVALVTGANKGIGFAIVRDLCRQFTGDVVLTARDTARGQAAVQQLQAEGLSPRFHQLDIDDLQSIRALRDFLRKEYGGLDVLVNNAGIAFKTVDSTPFHIQAEVTMKTNFFGTQAVCTELLPLIKPQGRVVNVSSFVSVSSLKKCSPELQQKFRSETITEEELVGLMNKFVEDTKKGVHRKEGWPETAYGVTKIGVTVLSRIQARKLSEQRGGDKILLNACCPGWVRTDMAGPRATKSPEEGAETPVYLALLPSDAEGPHGQFVSEKKVVQW, via the exons ATGTCGTCCTGCGCCCGCGTGGCGCTGGTCACCGGGGCCAACAAGGGCATCGGCTTCGCCATCGTGCGTGACCTCTGCCGGCAGTTCACGGGGGACGTGGTGCTCACGGCGCGGGACACAGCACGGGGTCAGGCAGCCGTGCAGCAGCTGCAGGCTGAGGGCCTGAGCCCGCGCTTCCACCAGCTGGACATCGACGACCTGCAGAGCATCCGCGCCCTGCGCGACTTCCTACGCAAGGAGTACGGGGGCCTCGACGTGCTGGTCAACAACGCGGGCATCGCCTTCAAGA CTGTTGATTCCACACCGTTTCATATTCAAGCAGAAGTGACTATGAAAACAAACTTCTTTGGTACCCAAGCTGTGTGCACAGAGCTCCTGCCTCTAATAAAACCCCAAG GCAGAGTGGTGAACGTGTCTAGCTTTGTGAGTGTCAGCTCTCTTAAAAAATGCAGCCCCGAACTGCAGCAGAAGTTTCGAAGTGAGACCATCACGGAGGAGGAGCTGGTGGGGCTCATGAACAAGTTTGTGGAAGACACAAAGAAGGGGGTCCACAGGAAGGAGGGCTGGCCGGAGACCGCATATGGGGTGACGAAAATCGGCGTCACGGTCCTGTCCAGAATCCAAGCCAGGAAACTGagtgagcagagaggaggggacaAGATCCTCCTGAATGCCTGCTGCCCAGGGTGGGTGAGAACTGACATGGCGGGACCCAGAGCCACCAAAAGCCCAGAAGAAGGAGCAGAGACCCCCGTGTACTTGGCCCTTTTGCCCTCCGACGCTGAGGGGCCTCATGGACAGTTTGTTTCTGAGAAAAAAGTTGTGCAGTGGTGA